Below is a window of Streptomyces spongiicola DNA.
CTCGTGGACCGCCCGGGCGAGGCCGCACATCAGCGCGTTGTCCCGCTCCATCTGGCCGTCGTCCGCCTGGGACACCATCTCGTGGAGGTCGCCGCGCAGGCTGCCGGTGTCGATCCGGGAGATGTCCACCGGCTTGCTGTTGCGCAGCGACATGGCGACCAGCTCGGGCTTGCTCCCCCACTGGCGGTAGAGGGTGGCCTTGCTGGAACGGGTGCGGGCGGCGACGGCGTCCATGGTGAGCGCGTCGTAACCGACCTCGCGCAGCAGGTCGAGCACGGCCTCGTACAGCTCGGCCGCGCGCTCGGGCGTGAGTCTGCTACGAGCCATGACCAACCTTCCGAACGAAACGGTTTCGTACACCCAGAGAGTACCCCACCATCGAGCGAAACGAAACCGTTTCGTACGTGCCCTGGGCCGCAATCACACCGCCCGAAAAAGCCGAGCCCCACGAGTTGCCGGGGCCTCC
It encodes the following:
- a CDS encoding TetR/AcrR family transcriptional regulator; translated protein: MARSRLTPERAAELYEAVLDLLREVGYDALTMDAVAARTRSSKATLYRQWGSKPELVAMSLRNSKPVDISRIDTGSLRGDLHEMVSQADDGQMERDNALMCGLARAVHENDDLRQALRELFIEPEITGLDVLLQRAVARGEVSADNPALKYLSHMLVGAFVAHPLISDEPMRQSVLHEYLDAVVLPALGVPVGGD